In Arachis stenosperma cultivar V10309 chromosome 1, arast.V10309.gnm1.PFL2, whole genome shotgun sequence, one DNA window encodes the following:
- the LOC130943288 gene encoding protein ALTERED PHOSPHATE STARVATION RESPONSE 1-like — MGCSQSRLDDQESVQICKDRKRLIKQAVEQRAQFASGHIAYIQSLKRVSAAMRNYIQGDEPHQFSLDSFITPVKKTSPAFISISSKSFTPTTIEFSSNSTLKVNYLRPSGNPPILVEERPPSPEMVRVETYSPMEQYAMDDGFFVMQSSPMNSSAFAYSPNNRPSIPPPSPQTSQWDSFWNPFTSLDYYGYPTRSSLEETIADDEDRGLRRVREAEGIPDLEEVETEKEDFVGKRNVVEERIRTDINSTKEEVTVEDEEEEDRTKTEIAHEVKESKGSGSERFQVSKVQTAGQVESTSHQEVAGGNQEAKVEAPGFTVYVNRRPTSMAEVIRDLDVQFTKVCNAANEFSALLEVNKAQNSSMSNELSASKLLNPVALFRSSSSRFLKNNSSSTGDDGCKGTSDPVEEQCMFSGSHQSTLDRLYAWEKKLYEEVRSGERVRIAYEKKCLQLKNHDVKGEDPSYEDKTRAAIRDLHTQITISIHSIEAISKRIETLRDEELHPQLLELLQGLAKMWNVMAECHQMQKITLDEAKILLTGTDVRKQSGMSITDPHRLACSASILETELRNWRSTFESWITSQRSYIRALAGWLLRCMRCEPDASKLLCSPRRSSSTHPLFGLCVQWSRRLDAIQESVVLDGIDFFAAGIGSFYAQQLKEDSRQNVGRSTETNESMEMVEAGPVKEAMSTEQLAEIAIRVLCAGMSAAMSSMAEFAVDSAEGYNELVKQWENEKLQQQQTCVTGT; from the exons ATGGGATGTTCTCAATCAAGGTTGGATGATCAAGAATCAGTTCAGATTTGCAAAGATAGAAAGAGACTCATCAAACAAGCTGTTGAGCAAAGAGCACAATTTGCTTCTGGCCACATAGCATACATCCAATCCTTGAAAAGAGTCTCGGCTGCGATGCGAAATTACATTCAAGGAGACGAGCCGCACCAGTTCTCATTGGATTCATTCATAACACCTGTGAAGAAGACTAGTCCAGCCTTCATTTCCATATCATCCAAGTCCTTCACTCCAACAACAATTGAGTTCTCATCCAATTCAACTTTGAAGGTCAATTATCTAAGGCCCAGTGGCAACCCGCCAATTTTGGTTGAGGAAAGGCCTCCATCGCCCGAAATGGTTCGAGTTGAAACATATTCTCCAATGGAGCAATATGCCATGGATGATGGTTTCTTTGTCATGCAATCCTCACCTATGAACTCCTCAGCTTTTGCTTATTCTCCCAATAATAGGCCTAGTATCCCTCCCCCTTCTCCCCAAACATCTCAATGGGATTCCTTTTGGAACCCTTTTACTTCATTAGACTATTACGGATACCCCACCAGAAGTAGCCTTGAAGAGACTATTGCAGATGATGAGGACCGAGGATTGAGGCGGGTTCGAGAAGCAGAAGGAATTCCAGACCTTGAAGAGGTTGAAACTGAAAAAGAAGATTTTGTTGGAAAGAGAAATGTTGTAGAAGAAAGAATCAGAACTGATATAAACTCCACCAAGGAAGAGGTCACGGTTGAAGACGAGGAGGAAGAGGACAGAACAAAAACTGAAATTGCACATGAAGTCAAAGAATCAAAAGGCAGTGGCAGTGAAAGATTTCAAGTATCAAAAGTTCAAACTGCAGGTCAAGTTGAATCTACAAGCCATCAGGAAGTGGCAGGTGGTAATCAAGAAGCTAAGGTAGAAGCACCTGGTTTTACAGTTTATGTAAACCGAAGGCCGACAAGCATGGCAGAAGTAATCAGGGATCTTGATGTTCAATTCACAAAAGTTTGTAATGCAGCCAATGAATTTTCAGCGTTGTTAGAGGTCAATAAAGCTCAAAATTCATCGATGTCTAATGAGCTGTCAG CATCAAAATTGTTGAATCCTGTAGCTCTGTTCCGGTCTTCATCATcaagatttttaaagaataattCTTCAAGCACTGGGGATGATGGCTGCAAGGGCACTAGTGATCCCGTAGAGGAACAATGTATGTTTTCTGGTAGTCATCAATCAACATTGGACAGGTTATATGCTTGGGAGAAGAAGCTGTACGAGGAAGTTAGG TCTGGAGAACGTGTTCGAATTGCGTATGAGAAGAAATGTCTGCAACTCAAGAACCATGATGTGAAAGGAGAGGACCCCTCTTATGAAGATAAAACTAGAGCAGCCATTAGAGATCTACATACCCAGATAACAATTTCAATTCACTCAATTGAAGCAATCTCCAAGAGAATTGAAACTCTAAGGGATGAAGAGTTGCATCCCCAACTTCTTGAATTGCTACAAGG GCTGGCAAAGATGTGGAATGTGATGGCAGAATGTCATCAGATGCAGAAGATAACCTTGGATGAAGCTAAGATTCTTCTAACTGGCACTGATGTCAGAAAACAGTCTGGCATGTCAATAACTGATCCACATAGGCTTGCTTGTTCTGCCTCGATTCTTGAAACTGAGTTGAGGAATTGGCGAAGCACCTTCGAGTCATGGATCACTTCTCAAAGATCCTACATTCGTGCACTGGCCGGCTGGCTGCTTCGGTGTATGAGATGTGAGCCTGATGCATCAAAGTTACTATGTTCTCCTCGCAGGTCAAGTAGCACTCACCCATTGTTTGGACTGTGTGTTCAGTGGTCAAGGCGACTGGACGCCATACAAGAATCAGTGGTGCTGGACGGCATAGACTTCTTTGCAGCTGGTATAGGGTCCTTCTATGCACAACAGCTAAAAGAAGATTCTCGCCAAAATGTTGGTAGATCAACGGAAACCAATGAGAGCATGGAAATGGTGGAAGCTGGACCGGTAAAAGAGGCAATGAGTACTGAGCAATTGGCTGAAATCGCTATTAGGGTACTTTGTGCTGGAATGTCAGCTGCTATGAGTTCAATGGCAGAGTTTGCTGTTGATTCTGCTGAGGGATACAATGAACTTGTTAAGCAATGGGAGAATGAGAAGTTGCAGCAGCAACAAACTTGTGTGACTGGAACGTGA
- the LOC130939104 gene encoding mitochondrial outer membrane import complex protein METAXIN, whose translation MAENEINTLVVRKPCFGLPTGCTQCLSAYLYLKFAQFSFQLDFHLNYPDSDQIPYFELGDYVAYNNEKGGLIECLKRDVGGVDLDSGISSLPDWIQTKAMLTTWLADALAYELWVGSEGYSSSPAYTIYYSDLPWPLGKVLFWRKACWIKQKHGITNENAELKKEEIYRRANSAYGALSTWLGEQSYLFENRPSSLDAIFLAHGLVTLQALPESSVLRSKLLEHANLVRFVQQCKTELIDASPTPTYVRQFHTAGSSSTSRSRSTSSSKTKSKPKREKTEEEKTFKRRSKYFVAAQLVAVVVFLTIMTSFDDAAVDLDDADGSYGYDE comes from the exons ATGGCTGAAAACGAAATCAACACTCTTGTGGTGAGGAAACCCTGCTTTGGCCTCCCAACCGGTTGCACTCAGTGCCTCTCCGCTTATCTCTATCTCAAGTTCGCTCAATTTTCCTTCCAATTGGACTTTCACCTCAACTACCCTGATTCAG ATCAAATTCCTTATTTTGAGCTTGGTGATTATGTGGCGTATAACAATGAGAAAGGAGGGTTGATTGAGTGTTTGAAGAGAGATGTTGGGGGGGTTGATTTGGACAGTGGGATCTCCTCACTTCCTGATTGGATTCAAACTAAAGCAATGCTCACAACTTGGCTTGCTGATGCACTTGCCTATGAACTTTGGGTGGGATCTGAAGGTTATTCCTCCTCTCCTGCTTATACCATCTATTATTCTGATCTTCCATGGCCCTTAGGAAAGGTCCTCTTTTGGAGGAAAGCTTGTTGGATTAAGCAGAAACATGGGATAACTAATGAGAATGCCGAGTTAAAGAAAGAAGAG ATTTATAGGAGAGCAAACTCTGCATACGGTGCTCTGTCAACTTGGTTAGGTGAACAAAGCTACTTATTTGAGAATAG ACCATCAAGCTTAGATGCTATTTTTCTTGCGCATGGATTAGTTACTCTTCAAGCTTTGCCT GAATCGTCAGTGCTGCGATCGAAGCTCTTGGAACATGCCAACTTAGTTAGATTTGTGCAACAGTGTAAGACAGAACTTATTGATGCTAGTCCAACTCCTACCTATGTCCGGCAATTTCATACAGCTGGATCTTCATCAACTTCAAGAAGTCGTTCAACCTCAA GTTCAAAGACCAAGAGCAAACCCAAGAGGGAGAAAACAGAGGAGGAGAAAACCTTTAAAAGGAGGTCCAAATATTTTGTGGCAGCACAGctggttgctgttgttgtttTCCTCACTATTATGACTTCATTTGATGATGCTGCAGTGGACTTGGATGATGCTGATGGAAGTTATGGTTATgatgaatag